The Candidatus Accumulibacter similis genome has a segment encoding these proteins:
- a CDS encoding DUF1538 domain-containing protein, protein MRLGSLIRVIRELLHEAARDLAPTLIVVVIFQVFFIQSMPDSPAALIGGFAVVLLGLALFVKGLDAAIFPAGETMAFDFARRGSFLWLMFFAFCVSFASVAAEPALMAVAYKAEAVSGGSMGALTLRMVAALGVGLAVVVGVWRIVLGHSIGNYLIPGYLIVIVLTIFSPPQLVGLAFDSGGVVASTVTAPLLTALGVGLATSIRGRNPMLDGFGLIAFGALAPMIIIQLYGIVFFVPAEAGTAVLLIPSDDQHKYAALELLLDFLIMVRNLLPIIAVVLFSSFVILRRPLADPRGLAVGMVLVAIGLFMFDEGLQVGLFPLGDEMTNGLMRDGVAMWVLYLYGFLIGFATTMAEPALIALSIKADEVSLGQLKGFWLRTLVSIGVGIGIVIGCARIVAGTNIAYWLIPGYLLVLLMTRFAPRFIVPIAYDCGGVTTSTVTVPLVTALGVGLATRTPGRDPMIDGFGLIAFASLLPMIIVMSYGMLATWLLRARKPAKE, encoded by the coding sequence GTGCGTCTCGGTTCGCTCATCCGCGTCATCCGCGAGCTGCTGCACGAAGCGGCGCGCGATCTCGCGCCGACGCTGATCGTCGTCGTCATCTTCCAGGTCTTCTTCATCCAGAGCATGCCCGACAGCCCGGCGGCGCTGATCGGTGGTTTTGCCGTCGTCCTGCTCGGGCTGGCGCTGTTCGTCAAGGGGCTGGACGCGGCGATCTTTCCCGCCGGCGAGACGATGGCTTTCGATTTCGCGCGGCGCGGCTCCTTTCTCTGGCTGATGTTCTTCGCCTTCTGCGTCAGCTTCGCGTCGGTGGCCGCCGAGCCGGCGCTGATGGCGGTTGCCTACAAGGCGGAGGCGGTGTCGGGCGGCAGCATGGGCGCGCTGACGCTGCGCATGGTGGCGGCGCTCGGCGTCGGCCTGGCGGTCGTCGTCGGCGTCTGGCGCATCGTCCTCGGCCACTCGATCGGCAACTACCTGATTCCCGGTTATCTGATCGTCATCGTGCTGACGATCTTCTCGCCGCCGCAACTGGTCGGTCTGGCGTTCGATTCCGGCGGGGTCGTCGCCTCGACCGTCACCGCGCCGCTGCTGACCGCTCTCGGCGTCGGCCTGGCGACCAGCATCCGCGGTCGCAACCCGATGCTCGACGGCTTCGGGCTGATCGCCTTCGGCGCCCTGGCGCCGATGATCATCATCCAGCTCTACGGCATCGTCTTCTTCGTCCCCGCCGAGGCGGGCACCGCGGTGCTGCTGATTCCGAGCGACGACCAGCACAAGTACGCCGCGCTCGAGTTGCTGCTCGACTTCCTGATCATGGTCAGGAACCTGCTGCCGATCATCGCCGTCGTACTGTTCTCGAGTTTCGTCATCCTGCGCCGGCCGCTTGCCGACCCGCGGGGTCTGGCGGTGGGAATGGTGCTGGTGGCGATCGGCCTGTTCATGTTCGACGAGGGTCTGCAGGTCGGGCTCTTCCCGCTCGGCGACGAAATGACCAACGGCCTGATGCGCGACGGGGTGGCGATGTGGGTGCTCTACCTCTACGGCTTCCTGATCGGTTTTGCGACGACGATGGCCGAACCCGCCTTGATCGCGCTGTCGATCAAGGCCGACGAGGTCAGCCTCGGGCAGTTGAAGGGCTTCTGGTTGCGCACGCTGGTGTCGATCGGTGTCGGCATCGGCATCGTCATCGGCTGTGCGCGCATCGTCGCTGGCACGAACATCGCCTACTGGCTGATTCCCGGCTACCTGTTGGTGTTGCTGATGACCCGCTTTGCGCCGCGCTTCATCGTCCCGATCGCCTATGACTGCGGCGGCGTGACGACCTCGACGGTGACCGTGCCGTTGGTCACCGCGCTCGGCGTCGGGCTGGCCACGCGCACACCCGGCCGCGACCCGATGATCGACGGCTTCGGCCTGATCGCCTTCGCCTCGCTGCTGCCGATGATCATCGTCATGTCTTATGGCATGCTTGCCACCTGGTTGCTGCGCGCCAGGAAACCCGCCAAGGAGTAA
- a CDS encoding HPF/RaiA family ribosome-associated protein encodes MNLQIQANDFALTDGLRQHVATRLACALNHGQEVVTRVVVRLADVNGPRGGEDKCCSIEVRLKGAPALLVEDTQSDLYVAVDRAAGRIGRTLDRHLARRRAAAVAAGSQQPPPSEEMP; translated from the coding sequence ATGAACCTGCAAATCCAGGCCAACGACTTCGCCCTGACCGATGGGCTGCGACAACATGTGGCGACGCGCCTCGCCTGCGCCCTGAATCATGGCCAGGAGGTCGTCACGCGCGTCGTCGTGCGTCTCGCCGACGTCAATGGCCCGCGCGGTGGCGAGGACAAGTGCTGCAGCATCGAAGTGCGCCTCAAGGGTGCTCCTGCCCTGCTCGTCGAGGATACCCAGAGCGACCTTTACGTCGCCGTCGATCGCGCGGCCGGGCGCATCGGCCGCACCCTCGACCGCCACCTCGCCCGCCGGCGCGCTGCTGCCGTGGCAGCGGGCAGCCAGCAGCCACCGCCCAGCGAGGAGATGCCATGA
- a CDS encoding TrkH family potassium uptake protein, giving the protein MIDRFAPVIYILGILIVGFGGLMLVPLSLSWLSDDGAHSAYDEAVLITVAVGAALTFSVRHRRREMRVRESFLLVALIWSLLPAFGALPLYLHIDGLSWTDAYFEAVSGLTATGATVLSGLDHLPLSINFWRTFMHWIGGLGVVVLAVAILPLLGFGGRSMLKAETPGPMKDSKITPRLTETAKGLWVVYVILTVACGLCLHHAGMTPWDALLHAFSIMGLGGFSTKDASLGHFDSLEIELVVLFFALLAGINYSTHFLALAKRSLRPYRLDVEAHYFLGFLALSSLALTVYLLPDGIYDDFLTTFRYVAFHSVSLATSLGFATTDYAQWPLFAQLWILFLGSFVACSGSAGGGIKMIRAVILYKQVFRELMRAMHPRGLQSVRFGTSVVPDHVLHAILGFLFIYVVSIVSLTLLLVATRLDVITAFSAVVACINNTGPGLNLVGPATTYAVLTDFQTWVCTWAMLLGRLEIFTLLVLLMPAFWRR; this is encoded by the coding sequence ATGATCGACCGCTTCGCACCCGTAATCTACATTCTCGGTATCCTGATCGTCGGCTTCGGCGGGCTGATGCTGGTACCGCTCAGCCTCTCCTGGCTGAGCGACGACGGCGCGCACAGCGCCTACGACGAAGCCGTCCTGATCACCGTCGCCGTCGGCGCCGCGCTGACCTTCTCGGTGCGCCACCGGCGGCGCGAGATGCGCGTGCGCGAGAGCTTCCTGCTGGTGGCGCTGATCTGGTCGCTGCTGCCGGCCTTCGGCGCGCTGCCGCTCTACCTGCACATCGACGGGCTGTCGTGGACCGACGCCTATTTCGAAGCCGTCTCGGGACTGACGGCGACCGGGGCGACGGTTCTTTCGGGGCTCGACCACCTGCCGCTGTCGATCAATTTCTGGCGCACCTTCATGCACTGGATCGGCGGCCTCGGCGTCGTCGTCCTCGCCGTGGCGATCCTGCCGCTGCTCGGCTTCGGCGGCCGCAGCATGCTCAAGGCGGAAACGCCCGGCCCGATGAAGGATTCGAAGATCACGCCGCGGTTGACCGAAACCGCCAAGGGGCTGTGGGTGGTGTATGTGATCCTGACGGTCGCCTGCGGACTCTGCCTCCACCATGCCGGGATGACGCCGTGGGACGCGCTGCTGCACGCCTTCTCGATCATGGGCCTCGGCGGCTTCTCGACCAAGGATGCCAGCCTCGGCCACTTCGACAGCCTCGAGATCGAACTCGTCGTCCTCTTCTTCGCGCTGCTCGCCGGCATCAATTACAGCACCCACTTCCTCGCCCTGGCGAAGCGTTCGTTGCGCCCCTACCGCCTTGACGTCGAAGCACACTATTTCCTCGGCTTTCTCGCCCTGAGCAGCCTGGCGCTGACCGTCTATCTGCTGCCGGATGGCATCTACGACGATTTTCTGACCACTTTCCGTTATGTCGCCTTCCACTCGGTATCGCTCGCCACCTCGCTCGGCTTTGCCACCACCGATTATGCCCAATGGCCGCTGTTCGCGCAGTTGTGGATCCTCTTCCTCGGCAGCTTCGTCGCCTGCTCGGGATCGGCCGGCGGCGGCATCAAGATGATCCGGGCGGTGATCCTCTACAAGCAGGTGTTCCGCGAACTGATGCGGGCGATGCACCCGCGCGGCCTGCAGAGCGTGCGCTTCGGGACCAGCGTCGTCCCCGACCACGTGCTGCACGCGATCCTCGGCTTCCTCTTCATCTACGTCGTGTCGATCGTCTCGCTGACGCTGCTGCTGGTCGCCACACGGCTCGACGTGATCACCGCCTTTTCGGCCGTCGTCGCCTGCATCAACAACACCGGCCCCGGTCTCAACCTCGTCGGCCCGGCGACCACCTACGCCGTGCTCACCGACTTCCAGACCTGGGTATGCACCTGGGCCATGCTGCTCGGCCGCCTCGAGATCTTCACGCTGCTGGTCCTGCTGATGCCGGCTTTCTGGCGGCGCTAG
- a CDS encoding TerC family protein produces the protein MTTGVDSFASGPMWAGFIAFVLGMLALDLFVFGGRKAHRVSVREALAWVIAWVCLALAFAGLLWWHLHGTQGAEVAQRKTLEFLAGYLIEQSLSIDNMFVFVMIFSYFAVPPELQRRVLLYGVLGAIVMRAGMILAGVWLVSEFAWVLYVFGAFLVITGIKMLIFADHEPDLEKNPLLRWLRRHLRITPGFHGESFFVRQDGVLWATPMFLVLILIEASDLVFAVDSIPAIFAVTTDPFIVFTSNIFAIMGLRALYFLLADMADRFHLLKYGLALVLVFIGGKMLAAPWFHTPIQWSLAIVATTILISVVASLALSKPQATATGEAP, from the coding sequence ATGACCACCGGTGTCGACAGTTTCGCCAGCGGCCCGATGTGGGCCGGCTTCATCGCCTTCGTGCTCGGCATGCTGGCGCTCGACCTGTTCGTCTTCGGGGGCCGCAAGGCGCACCGCGTATCGGTCAGGGAGGCGCTGGCCTGGGTGATCGCCTGGGTCTGCCTTGCGCTCGCCTTTGCCGGCCTGCTCTGGTGGCATCTGCACGGCACCCAGGGGGCCGAGGTGGCGCAGCGCAAGACGCTCGAGTTCCTCGCCGGCTACCTGATCGAACAATCGCTGTCGATCGACAACATGTTCGTCTTCGTCATGATCTTCAGCTACTTCGCGGTGCCGCCGGAACTGCAGCGCCGCGTGCTGCTGTATGGCGTTCTCGGCGCCATCGTCATGCGCGCCGGCATGATCCTCGCCGGCGTCTGGCTGGTATCGGAGTTCGCCTGGGTGCTGTACGTCTTTGGCGCCTTCCTGGTGATCACCGGCATCAAGATGCTGATCTTCGCCGATCATGAACCCGACCTCGAGAAGAACCCGCTGCTGCGCTGGCTGCGGCGGCATTTGCGCATCACGCCGGGGTTCCACGGCGAATCCTTCTTCGTCCGCCAGGACGGCGTCCTGTGGGCGACGCCGATGTTTCTCGTGCTGATCCTGATCGAGGCCAGCGACCTGGTGTTCGCGGTCGACAGCATCCCGGCGATCTTCGCCGTCACCACCGATCCATTCATCGTGTTCACTTCGAACATCTTCGCCATCATGGGCCTGCGCGCGCTGTATTTCCTGCTTGCCGACATGGCGGACCGCTTCCACCTGCTGAAGTACGGCCTCGCCCTGGTGCTGGTCTTCATCGGCGGCAAGATGCTGGCGGCGCCGTGGTTCCACACGCCCATCCAGTGGTCGCTGGCGATCGTTGCCACGACCATCCTGATTTCGGTGGTGGCCAGCCTGGCCCTTTCGAAACCCCAGGCGACAGCAACGGGAGAAGCACCATGA
- a CDS encoding type II toxin-antitoxin system HigB family toxin encodes MRIIALSYLRSFWESNPDAEQHLKSWADEARKASWRQPADIKAQYRNASILRNRRVVFNIKGNDYRLVASVAYRYQAVYVKFVGTHAEYDLIDAETVEMDR; translated from the coding sequence ATGCGAATCATTGCCCTCAGCTACCTGCGATCATTCTGGGAGAGCAATCCGGATGCGGAGCAGCACTTGAAATCGTGGGCAGATGAGGCCAGGAAGGCCAGTTGGAGGCAGCCGGCGGACATCAAGGCTCAGTACCGAAACGCCAGCATCCTCAGGAATCGCCGGGTCGTGTTCAACATCAAGGGCAATGACTATCGCCTGGTGGCCTCGGTAGCGTATCGCTACCAGGCTGTCTACGTGAAATTCGTCGGCACACACGCCGAGTACGACTTGATTGACGCCGAAACCGTCGAAATGGATCGCTGA
- a CDS encoding transcriptional regulator, which translates to MDIRPIHTDTDYKAALRELSAYFDDEPEPGTPDGDRFEVLLTLVEAYEARHFPIDLPDPVEAIKFRMEQAGLTAKDLVPAIGRLNRVYEILARKRPLTLNMIWRLHDRFGIPAESLIRPSKPSAAA; encoded by the coding sequence ATGGACATCCGCCCGATTCACACCGATACCGACTACAAGGCTGCCCTGCGCGAGCTATCGGCATATTTTGATGACGAACCGGAACCGGGCACACCGGATGGAGATCGGTTCGAGGTGCTGTTGACGTTGGTCGAAGCCTACGAAGCCAGACACTTCCCCATCGACCTTCCCGATCCGGTGGAAGCCATCAAGTTCCGCATGGAGCAGGCCGGGCTGACAGCGAAGGATCTGGTTCCAGCCATTGGTCGCTTGAACCGGGTCTATGAAATCCTCGCCCGCAAGCGTCCTTTGACGCTCAACATGATCTGGCGGCTGCACGACAGATTCGGCATTCCTGCCGAGAGCCTGATTCGTCCGTCCAAGCCATCTGCTGCCGCCTGA
- a CDS encoding transcriptional regulator, with protein sequence MKFSAVVLIVPEEDENRAVDILKEAGATGITILKGKGLRHNERKTFLGLGLERKESLLLCVVEKQLAMRILRAVKMQMKMDLPGGGLAFSLPLGSVVGIGLAQMQAFRREVEEEL encoded by the coding sequence ATGAAGTTTTCCGCCGTCGTATTGATCGTTCCGGAGGAGGACGAGAACCGCGCGGTCGACATCCTCAAGGAAGCCGGAGCGACCGGCATCACCATTCTCAAGGGCAAGGGGCTGCGGCACAACGAGCGCAAGACCTTCCTCGGCCTCGGCCTCGAGCGCAAGGAGTCGCTGCTGCTGTGCGTCGTCGAGAAGCAGCTCGCGATGCGCATCCTGCGGGCGGTCAAGATGCAGATGAAGATGGACCTGCCCGGCGGTGGGCTGGCCTTCTCGCTGCCGCTGGGCAGCGTCGTCGGCATCGGCCTGGCGCAGATGCAGGCCTTCCGGCGCGAAGTCGAGGAGGAACTGTGA
- a CDS encoding CBS domain-containing protein, with product MLVAGIMKKKVVTISPLATVREALMMMKDRGVKSLVVEKRHPGDAYGLISYRDVARAVIADDGDIDLLNVYDIAQKPALQVSQHLEVRYLARLMIQYSVKSVLVIDNNELEGYVSDTDVVGSLIDRAVGGR from the coding sequence ATGTTGGTTGCCGGAATCATGAAGAAGAAAGTCGTCACCATCAGCCCGCTGGCGACCGTCCGCGAGGCGTTGATGATGATGAAGGACCGCGGCGTCAAGTCGCTGGTCGTCGAGAAGCGCCACCCGGGCGATGCCTACGGGCTGATCTCGTATCGCGACGTGGCGCGGGCGGTGATCGCCGACGACGGCGACATCGACCTGCTCAACGTCTACGACATCGCGCAGAAACCGGCGCTGCAGGTGTCGCAGCACCTCGAGGTGCGTTACCTGGCGCGCCTGATGATCCAGTATTCGGTCAAGAGCGTGCTGGTGATCGACAACAACGAGCTCGAGGGCTATGTCTCGGATACCGACGTCGTCGGCAGCCTGATCGACCGCGCCGTCGGCGGGCGCTAG
- the nhaR gene encoding transcriptional activator NhaR has protein sequence MINYRHLHYFVTVARSGGVSRAAERLHLTPQTLSGQITQFEERLGVALFRRVGRRLELTETGKLALSYAEEIFQTGAELEDLLKNGSDGRFITFRVGIADVVPKFIAHRLLAPVLELPAAVRLICQEDRLERLLADLAIHRLDMVLADRPLPPGTEIKGYSHPLGESGVAFMAAPALAARLSGGFPDCLDGAPLLLPGRDSALHGTLPRWLERHGKRLRIVGEFDDSALLKAFGEAGAGVFPTPAASVPDVTTHYRVVKLGETEELRERFFLISAERRLTHPAARAVSENARAGVFAALPAGG, from the coding sequence GTGATCAACTACAGGCATCTGCACTACTTCGTCACTGTCGCCCGCTCGGGCGGCGTCAGCCGCGCGGCGGAGCGACTGCACCTGACGCCCCAGACGCTCTCCGGGCAGATCACCCAGTTCGAGGAACGGCTCGGCGTGGCGCTGTTCCGGCGCGTCGGGCGCCGCCTGGAACTGACCGAGACCGGCAAGCTGGCGCTCTCCTACGCCGAGGAGATCTTCCAGACCGGGGCGGAGCTGGAAGACCTGCTGAAGAATGGCAGCGACGGGCGTTTCATCACCTTCCGCGTCGGCATCGCCGACGTCGTGCCGAAGTTCATTGCCCATCGCCTGCTGGCGCCGGTGCTCGAACTTCCGGCCGCGGTGCGCCTGATCTGCCAGGAGGACCGGCTGGAACGTCTGTTGGCCGATCTGGCGATCCACCGCCTCGACATGGTGCTGGCCGACCGTCCGCTGCCGCCGGGCACCGAGATCAAGGGCTACAGCCATCCGCTCGGCGAATCGGGGGTGGCCTTCATGGCCGCACCGGCGCTCGCTGCGCGACTGAGCGGCGGCTTCCCGGATTGTCTGGATGGCGCGCCCCTGCTCCTGCCGGGACGCGACAGCGCACTGCACGGAACCCTGCCCCGCTGGCTGGAACGGCACGGGAAGCGGCTGCGCATCGTCGGCGAATTCGACGACAGCGCTCTGCTGAAGGCTTTCGGCGAGGCCGGCGCGGGGGTCTTTCCGACGCCCGCGGCGAGCGTGCCGGACGTGACCACGCACTACCGGGTCGTCAAGCTGGGCGAGACGGAGGAACTGCGCGAGCGATTCTTCCTCATTTCAGCCGAACGGCGGTTGACCCATCCGGCTGCGCGAGCGGTCAGCGAGAACGCGCGGGCCGGCGTTTTCGCCGCGCTGCCTGCGGGCGGCTGA
- a CDS encoding ion transporter: MNTFPDGKRRQRVRAWVEQPRVQNGIIGLILVNAALLGLETSSSAMAAAGGLIVLLDRAILAVFVGEIALRLYAHRAAFWRDPWSVFDFAVVAIALLPATGPLAVLRALRVLRVLRLLTMVPSMRRVVGALLAAIPGLGSIAMVLLIAYIIVNAMQSYTEAEQRDTKRAVEAAREHIEADLHAEMRSLRDEIRVLKSLLSGNASNPPALAPDRTASERR, encoded by the coding sequence ATGAACACGTTCCCTGACGGCAAGAGACGCCAGCGCGTCCGCGCCTGGGTCGAGCAGCCGCGCGTCCAGAACGGCATCATCGGCCTCATTCTGGTCAATGCCGCGCTGCTCGGCCTGGAAACCTCGAGCAGCGCGATGGCAGCGGCGGGCGGCCTGATCGTCCTGCTCGACCGAGCCATCCTGGCCGTTTTCGTCGGCGAGATCGCCCTGCGCCTCTACGCCCACCGCGCGGCGTTCTGGCGCGACCCCTGGAGCGTCTTCGACTTCGCCGTGGTCGCCATCGCGCTGCTCCCGGCAACCGGGCCACTAGCCGTCCTGCGCGCGTTGCGCGTGTTGCGGGTGCTGCGCCTGCTGACGATGGTGCCTTCGATGCGGCGGGTGGTCGGTGCCTTGCTGGCGGCGATTCCGGGGCTCGGGTCGATCGCCATGGTGCTGCTGATCGCCTACATCATCGTCAACGCCATGCAGAGCTACACCGAGGCGGAGCAGCGCGACACGAAACGGGCCGTGGAGGCGGCGCGCGAGCACATCGAGGCCGACCTGCACGCCGAGATGCGCAGCCTGCGCGACGAGATCCGCGTCCTGAAATCGTTGCTGTCCGGCAACGCCAGCAACCCGCCCGCGCTGGCGCCGGACCGCACCGCCAGCGAAAGGCGATGA
- a CDS encoding HAD-IC family P-type ATPase: MPEPTSRSHPDDELPWHARAAAAAASDLGVEPAAGLSATEAAARLARHGPNQLASKAPRAAWKKFLDQFRNFLVIVLLGAAVLAAVVGDLKDALVIAIVVILNATLGFFQEHRAEAALTALKNMLAPIARVRRDGQMVQIAAVDLVPGDILLLEAGDRIPADARVLDAHAAEVAEAALTGESQAVAKSPEEVAAGSALAERRSMIFMNTVVTRGRLEAVVTATGMRSEMGRIAGMLADCADAATPLQVQLDRLGKRLAAIAGVVVTLILVLGIVRGDALLETAMTAIALAVAAIPEGLPAVVTVTLALGMHRMARRHAIVKKLAAVETLGCTTAICSDKTGTLTLNQMTARRLYCLGRRFAVDGAGYGGTGSIRPEDGQGTPDWVPLLAPAALCSDSRIHDGELVGDPTEGALLALAAKGGLDLEELARRNPRVAEIPFDSAHKFMATFHHDGAVVRMWIKGAPDVLLARARRHLAATGEMAIDSAAGAAFASENAALAESAMRVLALAGRTIPATDFDPAGDLMRWTDDLTLIALVGIIDPPRPEAKEAIRVCQAAGIAVKMITGDHPATAAAIARDLGLSGVAREGREIEGLGGAALSEMVEATAVFARVAPEHKLRIVEALQARGHVVAMTGDGVNDAPALKAADIGVAMGITGTHVTREAATMVLTDDNFASIVRAIEEGRTIYDNIVKFVRFQLSTNSGAILTVLGAPLFGMPIPFTAIQILWVNIIMDGPPAMTLGIEPPRPGIMHDAPRAAEAHILSGPRLWRLGLYGLTMAVGTLAAYAWGAHAGKGDGSGQAHAVTLAFTTFVLFQFFNIFNARAEFGSAFNRQFFTNGKLWLALAGVVALQVVAVHWGPAQAVFDTVDLSLDDWLLATAIASTTLLLEEARKLLIVLGSALSAKLKSALGRT, translated from the coding sequence ATGCCTGAGCCCACATCGCGTTCCCATCCCGACGACGAGTTGCCCTGGCACGCCCGCGCCGCGGCGGCCGCGGCCAGCGACCTGGGTGTCGAGCCTGCGGCCGGCCTGAGTGCCACTGAAGCTGCCGCCAGGCTCGCCCGCCACGGTCCCAACCAGCTTGCCAGCAAGGCACCGCGCGCGGCGTGGAAGAAGTTCCTCGACCAGTTCCGCAATTTCCTCGTCATCGTGCTGCTCGGCGCTGCCGTGCTGGCCGCAGTGGTGGGCGATCTCAAGGACGCACTGGTCATCGCCATCGTCGTGATCCTCAACGCGACGCTGGGTTTCTTTCAGGAACACCGGGCCGAAGCGGCGCTGACGGCGCTGAAGAACATGCTGGCACCGATCGCACGTGTCCGCCGTGACGGGCAGATGGTGCAGATCGCTGCGGTCGACCTCGTGCCGGGCGACATCCTGCTCCTCGAAGCCGGCGACCGCATCCCGGCCGATGCGCGCGTGCTCGATGCCCATGCGGCCGAGGTGGCGGAAGCCGCGCTCACTGGCGAATCGCAAGCGGTGGCGAAGAGTCCCGAGGAGGTCGCGGCAGGTTCAGCGCTGGCTGAACGGCGCAGCATGATCTTCATGAACACCGTGGTGACGCGCGGCCGCCTGGAGGCCGTCGTCACCGCCACCGGCATGCGCAGCGAAATGGGCAGGATCGCGGGCATGCTCGCCGACTGCGCCGACGCCGCGACGCCCTTGCAGGTGCAGCTCGACAGGCTCGGCAAACGGCTGGCAGCGATCGCCGGCGTCGTCGTCACGCTGATCCTGGTCCTCGGCATCGTGCGCGGCGACGCCCTCCTGGAGACCGCGATGACCGCAATCGCCCTGGCCGTCGCGGCAATTCCCGAAGGCTTGCCAGCGGTGGTGACGGTGACTCTTGCGCTCGGCATGCACCGCATGGCCAGGCGCCACGCGATCGTCAAGAAACTGGCGGCGGTTGAGACGCTGGGCTGTACGACGGCGATCTGCTCCGACAAGACCGGCACGCTTACGCTGAACCAGATGACGGCTCGCCGCCTCTATTGCCTCGGTCGCCGCTTCGCCGTCGACGGCGCAGGCTACGGCGGTACCGGCAGCATCCGGCCGGAGGACGGCCAGGGTACGCCCGACTGGGTACCGCTGCTGGCGCCAGCCGCGCTGTGTTCCGACAGCCGCATTCACGACGGCGAACTGGTCGGTGACCCGACCGAGGGTGCGCTGCTGGCGTTGGCGGCAAAGGGTGGGTTGGACCTCGAGGAACTCGCCCGACGCAACCCGCGCGTCGCCGAAATCCCGTTCGACTCGGCGCACAAGTTCATGGCCACTTTTCACCACGACGGCGCCGTCGTGCGCATGTGGATCAAGGGCGCGCCCGACGTGCTACTCGCACGCGCTCGACGCCATCTCGCCGCGACCGGCGAGATGGCCATCGACAGCGCCGCCGGCGCCGCCTTCGCGTCCGAGAACGCCGCCCTCGCCGAGAGCGCGATGCGCGTGCTGGCCCTTGCCGGAAGGACCATTCCGGCGACCGACTTCGACCCCGCCGGCGACCTGATGCGCTGGACCGACGATCTGACCCTGATCGCTCTGGTCGGCATCATCGACCCGCCGCGCCCGGAGGCGAAGGAAGCCATCCGGGTCTGCCAGGCCGCCGGCATCGCGGTGAAGATGATCACGGGCGACCACCCCGCAACCGCCGCTGCCATTGCGCGCGACCTCGGCCTGAGCGGCGTGGCGCGCGAAGGCCGCGAGATCGAGGGCCTTGGCGGTGCGGCGCTGAGCGAGATGGTCGAAGCTACGGCCGTCTTCGCCCGCGTCGCGCCCGAGCACAAGTTGCGCATCGTCGAGGCACTGCAGGCGCGCGGCCATGTCGTCGCCATGACCGGCGACGGCGTCAATGATGCACCGGCACTGAAGGCTGCCGACATCGGCGTCGCCATGGGCATCACCGGTACCCACGTCACCCGGGAAGCCGCCACCATGGTGCTCACGGACGACAATTTCGCCAGCATCGTCCGTGCGATCGAAGAGGGACGCACCATTTACGACAACATCGTCAAGTTCGTGCGCTTCCAGCTATCCACCAACAGCGGCGCCATCCTCACCGTGCTCGGCGCACCGCTGTTCGGCATGCCCATACCGTTCACCGCAATCCAGATCCTTTGGGTCAATATCATCATGGACGGCCCGCCGGCGATGACGCTCGGCATCGAGCCGCCGCGGCCCGGCATCATGCACGACGCGCCCCGCGCAGCCGAAGCCCACATCCTGAGTGGCCCGCGCCTCTGGCGCCTGGGCCTCTACGGCCTGACCATGGCGGTCGGTACGCTGGCCGCCTACGCCTGGGGCGCACACGCAGGAAAGGGCGATGGCAGCGGCCAGGCCCATGCCGTGACGCTGGCCTTCACCACTTTCGTCCTGTTCCAGTTCTTCAACATCTTCAATGCCCGCGCCGAGTTCGGCAGCGCCTTCAATCGCCAGTTCTTCACCAACGGCAAGCTCTGGCTGGCACTCGCCGGCGTCGTCGCCCTGCAGGTGGTCGCCGTGCATTGGGGGCCGGCACAGGCGGTATTCGACACCGTCGACCTGAGCCTCGACGACTGGCTGCTGGCGACGGCGATCGCGTCGACGACGCTGCTGCTGGAAGAGGCACGCAAGCTGTTGATCGTGCTCGGCAGTGCTCTTTCGGCGAAGCTGAAGAGCGCACTCGGCCGGACGTAG
- a CDS encoding universal stress protein: MSQPSDVPAAAGCERDADGRLVGLVFDSAPPLPAPNDNPWLLAVDGSDNALRAVAHAVRQAGAMTACALHLVSVQPWLSREAAAAELALRAWHTTARARSLLDAHGQPWRLHVAMGEAAEQIAALAARLGCSVIVIGGRGLGFGESLLRAAVANKLVHLCPCPLLLVP; this comes from the coding sequence ATGAGCCAACCGAGCGACGTTCCCGCGGCTGCGGGTTGCGAGCGCGACGCCGATGGCCGTCTCGTCGGCCTGGTTTTCGACAGCGCACCACCGCTGCCGGCGCCAAACGACAATCCCTGGCTGCTCGCCGTCGACGGTTCGGACAACGCGTTGCGCGCCGTCGCCCATGCCGTCCGGCAGGCCGGAGCGATGACCGCCTGCGCGCTGCACCTCGTCAGCGTTCAGCCCTGGCTCAGCCGGGAAGCGGCGGCAGCCGAACTCGCGCTGCGGGCCTGGCACACCACCGCGCGCGCACGTTCGCTGCTCGATGCGCACGGCCAGCCGTGGCGGCTGCATGTGGCGATGGGCGAGGCCGCCGAACAGATCGCTGCCCTGGCCGCGCGCCTCGGTTGTTCGGTCATCGTCATCGGCGGTCGTGGGCTGGGTTTCGGCGAAAGCCTGCTGCGCGCTGCGGTGGCCAACAAGCTGGTGCACCTCTGTCCGTGCCCGCTGCTGCTGGTACCTTGA